The Lactuca sativa cultivar Salinas chromosome 2, Lsat_Salinas_v11, whole genome shotgun sequence genome includes a window with the following:
- the LOC111888889 gene encoding cytochrome b5: protein MASGKKTFVFNEVSTHNKTKDCWLIIEGKVYDVTPFMEDHPGGDEVLLAATGKDATSDFEDVGHSDDARGMMDKYYIGEIDRSTVPLKRVFVGKERNYNPDDTSAVIIKILHFLVPLLILALAFAVRSYTKDNSSSSA from the exons ATGGCTTCCGGTAAGAAAACTTTCGTTTTCAATGAAGTTTCCACGCACAACAAAACCAAAGACTGCTGGCTTATTATCGAGGGAAAG GTTTATGATGTAACACCATTTATGGAAGACCACCCTGGAGGTGATGAAGTTCTCCTAGCAGCAACGG GGAAGGATGCAACGAGTGATTTTGAGGATGTTGGGCACAGTGATGATGCACGAGGGATGATGGACAAATATTACATTGGTGAGATAGACAGGTCAACTGTTCCTCTGAAACGTGTTTTTGTTGGCAAGGAAAGGAACTACAATCCTGACGACACTTCAGCAGTCATCATCAAGATATTACATTTCCTGGTGCCTCTACTCATCTTGGCCTTGGCTTTTGCTGTCAGATCCTACACCAAAGACAACTCCTCCTCCTCCGCTTGA
- the LOC111888891 gene encoding rab GTPase-activating protein 22 isoform X2, translating to MKALRRSQTSSSSSSSSNSSNSSSSWIHLRSVLFVVASSSPASCSTSDRGRLKSPWSRRKRKHALTPQQWRNLFTPDGKLRDGVKFLKKVRSGGVDASIRSEVWPFLLGVYELNTCKEERDKLRTQGRKKYEKLRRQCRKLVGESSSNRDSHSQGMESAESEEVVSARESLSSEEINSSPSPMNSGVLLEEEEATPGSVSTRFIDPNISDSESSDSDSSQDPPEPSQSQTFPFPSSENEESSAVQSSEDFSTWQRIIRLDAIRANGDWIPYSQPQAEVSEERAVRSAEAVGLKDYEHLEACRIFHASRLVAVLEAYALYDPEIGYCQGMSDLLSPIIAVMSEDHEAFWCFVGFMRKARHNFRLDETGIRRQLNRVSKIIKSKDSHLYKHLEKLQAEDCFFVYRMVVVLFRRELTFQQTICLWEVMWADQAAIRAGIGKSSAWNRIRQRAPPPTEDLLLYAIAASVLQRRKQIIEKYSSMDEIIRECNNMAGQLDVWKLLDDAHDLVVSVHDKIETPTTTMSSSSSSSLHHK from the exons ATGAAAGCCCTAAGACGTAGTCAAACTTCGTCTTCCTCGTCGTCGTCTTCAAATTCATCAAATTCGTCGTCTTCGTGGATTCATTTGAGATCTGTTTTATTCGTTGTTGCTTCTTCCTCACCAGCTTCGTGTTCCACTTCCGATCG GGGGCGTCTGAAATCACCATGGTCACGTAGGAAAAGAAAACACGCACTCACTCCTCAACAGTGGAGAAATTTGTTTACACCAGATGGAAAACTTCGAGATGGTGTTAAATTTCTTAAAAAAGTTCGCAGTGGG GGAGTGGATGCAAGTATCAGATCAGAAGTTTGGCCTTTCCTACTTGGAGT ttaTGAGCTCAACACTTGCAAAGAAGAAAGAGATAAACTAAGAACTCAGGGGAG AAAGAAGTACGAGAAATTACGTAGGCAATGCAGGAAGCTTGTAGGTGAAAGCAGCAGCAATAGGGACAGTCACAGTCAAGGCATGGAGTCTGCAGAATCAGAAGAAGTTGTGAGTGCCAGGGAGTCGCTTTCTAGTGAAGAAATAAATTCTTCCCCATCTCCCATGAATTCAGGAGTATTATTGGAGGAAGAAGAAGCCACTCCTGGATCAGTCTCAACAAGATTCATAGATCCAAACATATCCGACTCGGAATCCTCCGACTCAGATTCTTCTCAAGATCCCCCCGAACCCAGTCAAAGTCAAACCTTCCCCTTCCCATCGTCGGAAAACGAAGAGTCATCAGCAGTCCAGTCGAGCGAGGATTTCTCCACCTGGCAGCGTATCATTCGCCTGGATGCGATCCGTGCCAACGGAGACTGGATCCCATACTCGCAACCTCAAGCGGAGGTTTCGGAGGAACGAGCTGTGCGGTCAGCGGAAGCAGTGGGATTAAAAGACTACGAGCATCTAGAAGCGTGTAGAATCTTCCACGCGTCCCGGCTGGTGGCGGTTCTAGAAGCGTACGCGCTGTACGATCCGGAAATCGGATACTGCCAGGGGATGAGCGATCTGCTGTCTCCAATAATCGCGGTCATGAGTGAAGACCACGAAGCGTTCTGGTGTTTCGTTGGGTTCATGAGAAAGGCACGCCATAATTTCAGGCTCGATGAGACGGGGATTAGACGGCAGTTGAACCGCGTTTCCAAGATTATAAAATCCAAAGACTCGCATCTCTACAAGCACTTGGAGAAGCTTCAGGCGGAGGACTGTTTCTTTGTGTATAGGATGGTGGTGGTGCTGTTTAGGAGGGAGTTGACTTTTCAACAGACCATATGTTTGTGGGAGGTGATGTGGGCTGATCAGGCCGCCATCAGAGCTGGGATTGGGAAGTCCTCCGCGTGGAACAGGATAAGACAGCGGGCACCCCCTCCTACCGAGGATCTGTTGCTGTATGCCATTGCTGCTTCCGTGCTGCAGAGGAGGAAACAGATAATAGAGAAGTACAGCAGCATGGATGAGATAATAAGGGAATGTAATAACATGGCCGGTCAACTCGATGTTTGGAAGCTTTTGGATGATGCCCATGACTTGGTGGTTTCTGTTCATGACAAGATCGAAACCCCCACCACCAccatgtcttcttcttcttcttcctcgctCCATCATAAATAA
- the LOC111888891 gene encoding rab GTPase-activating protein 22 isoform X1: MLYKLGDFFICSSSSSGGGGGCQPSNAGVNLAITVFAALVIAAAMYSTTRGRLKSPWSRRKRKHALTPQQWRNLFTPDGKLRDGVKFLKKVRSGGVDASIRSEVWPFLLGVYELNTCKEERDKLRTQGRKKYEKLRRQCRKLVGESSSNRDSHSQGMESAESEEVVSARESLSSEEINSSPSPMNSGVLLEEEEATPGSVSTRFIDPNISDSESSDSDSSQDPPEPSQSQTFPFPSSENEESSAVQSSEDFSTWQRIIRLDAIRANGDWIPYSQPQAEVSEERAVRSAEAVGLKDYEHLEACRIFHASRLVAVLEAYALYDPEIGYCQGMSDLLSPIIAVMSEDHEAFWCFVGFMRKARHNFRLDETGIRRQLNRVSKIIKSKDSHLYKHLEKLQAEDCFFVYRMVVVLFRRELTFQQTICLWEVMWADQAAIRAGIGKSSAWNRIRQRAPPPTEDLLLYAIAASVLQRRKQIIEKYSSMDEIIRECNNMAGQLDVWKLLDDAHDLVVSVHDKIETPTTTMSSSSSSSLHHK; this comes from the exons CCCTTGTAATCGCTGCTGCTATGTACTCCACCACTAG GGGGCGTCTGAAATCACCATGGTCACGTAGGAAAAGAAAACACGCACTCACTCCTCAACAGTGGAGAAATTTGTTTACACCAGATGGAAAACTTCGAGATGGTGTTAAATTTCTTAAAAAAGTTCGCAGTGGG GGAGTGGATGCAAGTATCAGATCAGAAGTTTGGCCTTTCCTACTTGGAGT ttaTGAGCTCAACACTTGCAAAGAAGAAAGAGATAAACTAAGAACTCAGGGGAG AAAGAAGTACGAGAAATTACGTAGGCAATGCAGGAAGCTTGTAGGTGAAAGCAGCAGCAATAGGGACAGTCACAGTCAAGGCATGGAGTCTGCAGAATCAGAAGAAGTTGTGAGTGCCAGGGAGTCGCTTTCTAGTGAAGAAATAAATTCTTCCCCATCTCCCATGAATTCAGGAGTATTATTGGAGGAAGAAGAAGCCACTCCTGGATCAGTCTCAACAAGATTCATAGATCCAAACATATCCGACTCGGAATCCTCCGACTCAGATTCTTCTCAAGATCCCCCCGAACCCAGTCAAAGTCAAACCTTCCCCTTCCCATCGTCGGAAAACGAAGAGTCATCAGCAGTCCAGTCGAGCGAGGATTTCTCCACCTGGCAGCGTATCATTCGCCTGGATGCGATCCGTGCCAACGGAGACTGGATCCCATACTCGCAACCTCAAGCGGAGGTTTCGGAGGAACGAGCTGTGCGGTCAGCGGAAGCAGTGGGATTAAAAGACTACGAGCATCTAGAAGCGTGTAGAATCTTCCACGCGTCCCGGCTGGTGGCGGTTCTAGAAGCGTACGCGCTGTACGATCCGGAAATCGGATACTGCCAGGGGATGAGCGATCTGCTGTCTCCAATAATCGCGGTCATGAGTGAAGACCACGAAGCGTTCTGGTGTTTCGTTGGGTTCATGAGAAAGGCACGCCATAATTTCAGGCTCGATGAGACGGGGATTAGACGGCAGTTGAACCGCGTTTCCAAGATTATAAAATCCAAAGACTCGCATCTCTACAAGCACTTGGAGAAGCTTCAGGCGGAGGACTGTTTCTTTGTGTATAGGATGGTGGTGGTGCTGTTTAGGAGGGAGTTGACTTTTCAACAGACCATATGTTTGTGGGAGGTGATGTGGGCTGATCAGGCCGCCATCAGAGCTGGGATTGGGAAGTCCTCCGCGTGGAACAGGATAAGACAGCGGGCACCCCCTCCTACCGAGGATCTGTTGCTGTATGCCATTGCTGCTTCCGTGCTGCAGAGGAGGAAACAGATAATAGAGAAGTACAGCAGCATGGATGAGATAATAAGGGAATGTAATAACATGGCCGGTCAACTCGATGTTTGGAAGCTTTTGGATGATGCCCATGACTTGGTGGTTTCTGTTCATGACAAGATCGAAACCCCCACCACCAccatgtcttcttcttcttcttcctcgctCCATCATAAATAA